A segment of the Corylus avellana chromosome ca2, CavTom2PMs-1.0 genome:
atatatttttcttttcatcccgataaaataaaaaacaaaatgcattTTCATTTACTCTAAGTGGAGTGGACATCGTCTCGGTTTGCAAAATGTGAAGTAGTCAATGGCCTTAACAATGAGAGTCATCGGCTTGGAAGGTATGGACACGTGCTGGGAGACGTGCGGAGCATGATGCATAATCTTCAGGAGTGGAAAGTCAATTGCGTCCCCGCCAATGTAATAAAGTGGCCCATTTATTAGCTAAATTAGCTTTATTCATTAGACAGGAAAGTCTTATCTGTCTATGGACGGATTCCTATCCTTCTTGTATCTGTGAGCTTGTGCTCGCCGAATAAGGTTCTTTTTAATTCAACCGAAAGTAAAagtaaagttaaaaaaaaaaaaaaaaaaaagtggagtGGACAAGTGAttccttaatttattataaaatgcaTTTCAACCTTGTGAAAAcgtaattattctttttatattcatttatttgtgGTGTTGACAACAATATCAAGGACTCCTTGTTGGGTAGTTTTGGATTCAAGCAGGGATATTTGCCAATGAGATGCCTTGAATTCcacttataaattaaaaatatctcAATGAAAAGACAAAGTTGTGTTTGGTAAAAGTCAAGTTCTCTAatcatcaaaatattataaaactaGGCAGCTTCTCAcaacttatataaataaaatatttatttattaacaatGAGTCTATGATGTATAACTTGTATATATTacccttttattatttatgcaaAACTGAAACaattgaatattaatttttatttttatttttcagtttggaaattaaactatttttcttttaaaaaaaagaacatcaCAAAGTAAATACACTTGGAAGTTGAAAGTTTGGTGGTGTCATATATGTGATTCTTgtctataaatagagactttTGGATTATTTCCAACTTTATATGGGATAGTTAGATTTCAACTTTTTTATAGGAATCAAGTTATTCATGATGTTCGAGCAATTTTTTGATAGTGGAACAAGTGGCCGGCCACTTGCAAATAGATAaaatatgagtaatgatataaagataACTAAAATCTTTTTCGAATCATCTAAAATgtaatgacttttaaaatcatcaataaattaaaattcagtaataataattttaagtttaattgtaattttaaaagtcacatcatactTAAATAACTCTAATcctttttatatcattacttgATAAAATAGTCTCAACAAAATCGTCGATACCCGGAAGAATCAGGAACACTCCGATATTTGAGTAAGTAAATGTTTCACAAATTAACTaagtgaaaaaagtttttaGATAAAGAGCATATCTAAACGTGTATTCTTATCTTTAGAGATTCCTTTCAACATGAAAAGATCCTGAATATGATATTTTGATGCTTGTCCTGTCACCGTCATAAATCCCTTTGATtattgttaagttttttttttttttaacatgtccgtataaaatgggtataagaatttgaattagtgatttccgcttcattaagcgtgatcCCAGTCAATTGAACCTCTTAAGGATTGTtaagttattttttatgtaaTGAGTTGCTTTGGAAaatgatcatcttcattttcaaTGGAATTGATACTATTTATTTGATGGTCATTAAGATATTatccagtttatttgaactagataatatctcgttagttatattataaaggtatttttgttttttttttcttcactttttaaagagataaaaatactcatccaatataattaacttgATATTATTCGGATCAAATAAAATAGTGAAGATGATAATTCATAATTTatggtatatataattttataaatgatttcaCATTATTTGCTTTGAGTTGGATAAATGTGCTAATTACTTTTCACGTAGTGGGATGTATGAGTGGGGtccattaataatttattgtatCCAATTTTGCTGTTAGTAAAAGATATAAGGTGATGGGATGGCGATACAATAATTTGTAATTaaattcttaaagaaaaatctTATAAATTATGTGTGTTTGCCAAAGTATCCGAAAATGTGAGTGGATTAAAACtatagtagatttgattgatgtaagaaaaaaagtaaaaatattttatatgagaaagttaaaaaaaataaaaaatttatagtaatttttttttatttgaataagaataaaaagttattgatgtgatataaaaaataagaatattaaagttaatttagttagaaataataaaatattgtttcttTGAGTCCtttaggctgtgtttggcaatgaaataaaaaaagtgagtgAAATTGTATTGTAACAGATTTAATttatatgagagaaaaaaagtaaaaatattttgtataaaaagataaaaaattttattttgtagtaatttttttatttaaataataataaaaaataattaatatgatgtaaaaaataaaaatattataattaattttgaaaagaatttttttgagttttagatCGATCNNNNNNNNNNNNNNNNNNNNNNNNNNNNNNNNNNNNNNNNNNNNNNNNNNNNNNNNNNNNNNNNNNNNNNNNNNNNNNNNNNNNNNNNNNNNNNNNNNNNaaaaatatttttttaaaacaatatatatatatatatatatatcacctacatttaactatttattttagctagaaagaatattaaaaaaaagataaaaataataaaaattgtttttacatTTGGCTCACCAACTATTTTTCCAAATTACTTAAGGGGAAGCAgctcttttattttaatatttagagcatgtttgataatgcgtttgagaaattgagcttttaagtcaaaaagaacttttgagcaaaagcttcatttttaagcttttatcaaaagcgcgtttttgtcattttaagactttttagacccttaaaagtgtttttaatttttttaccaaataaatactttttttaaaacagactatttaagtgttaaaaacacttttaaactcttcaaacgcaattctaaacaaacCCTTAAGCTAATCAAAATAACATTTAGCTCGTTGAATGaaaatgtctaaaaaaaaaagctttttgcCTGAACTGTATGCCCACCCGAGGGGCTTTCCTGCTCAGACGGGCCTTTCTTACAATTCCGCCAAGAATTGTAGGACTTTTATTaatggggcttttttttttttggagtgaaATGCATTTTTCTTGACTCTATGCGGAGGGGCATAATGGTCCCccaatttattctaaaaaaatataataccaCATCCCACCGTTAAATCTGGAtgatgaaatatatttttcttttcatcccgataaaataaaaaacaaaatgcattTTCATTTACTCTAAGTGGAGTGGACATCGTCTCGGTTTGCAAAATGTGAAGTAGTCAATGGCCTTAACAATGAGAGTCATCGGCTTGGAAGGTATGGACACGTGCTGGGAGACGTGCGGAGCATGATGCATAATCTTCAGGAGTGGAAAGTCAATTGCGTCCCCCGCCAATGTAATAAAGTGGCCCATTTATTAGCTAAATTAGCTTTATTCATTAGACAGGAAAGTCTTATCTGTCTATGGACGGATTCCTATCCTTCTTGTATCTGTGAGCTTGTGCTCGCCGAATAAGGTTCTTTTTAATTCAACCGAAAGTAAAAgtaaagttaaaaaaagaaaaagtggagTGGACAAGTGATTCCTTAATTTATTCTAAAATGCATTTCAACCTTGTGAAAAcgtaattattcttttttatattcatttatttgtgGTGTTGACAACAATATCAAGGACTCCTTGTTGGGTAGTTTTGGATTCAAGCAGGGATATTTGCCAATGAGATGCCTTGAATTCcacttataaattaaaaatatctcAATGAAAGGACAAAGTTATGTTTGGTAAAAGTCAAGTTCTCTAatcatcaaaatattataaaactaGGCAGCTTCTCAcaacttatataaataaaatatttatttattaacaatGAGTCTATGATGTATAACTTGTATATATTacccttttattatttatgcaaAACTGAAACaattgaatattaatttttatttttatttttcagtttggaaattaaactatttttcttttaaaaaaaagaacatcaCAAAGTAAATACACTTGGAAGTTGAAAGTTTGGTGGTGTCATATCTGTGATTCTTGTCCATAAATAGAGACTTTTGGATTATTTCCAACTTTATATGGGATAGTTAGATTTCAACTTTTTTATAGGAATCAAGTTATTCATGATGTTCGAGCAATTTTTTGATAGTGGGACAAGTGGCCAGCAACTTGCAAATAGATAAactatgagtaatgatataaagagaACTAAAATCTTTCTCGAGTCCTCTCAAatgtaatataatttttaaaattatcaataaattaacattcagtaataataattttaaatttaattgtgattttaaaagttacatcacagtTAAAATAACTTTAATcctctttatatcattacttgaTAAAATAGTCTCAACAATTTTGTCGATACCCGAAAGAATCAGGAACACTACAATATTTGAGTAAGTAAATGTTTCACAAATTAACTAGGTGAAAAAAGTTTTTAGATAAAGAGCATATCTAAGCGTGTATTCTTATCTTTAGAGACTCCTTTCAACATGAAAAGATCCTGAATATGATATTTTGAGGCTTGTCATGTCACCGACATAAATCCCTTTgattattaagtttttttttttttttttacatgttcgcaTAAAAGGGGTATGAGAATTTGAattagtgatctccgcttcattaagcgtgatcCCAACCGATTTAACTACCTCTTGAGGattattaagttattttttatgtaaTGAGTTGCTTTGGAAaatgatcatcttcattttcaatgaaattgATACTATTTATTTGATGGTCATTAAGATATTAttcagtttatttgaattagataaTATCTCGTTAGTTATATtgtaaatgtatttttatttttttcactttttaaagagataaaaatactcttccaatataaaaatgataattcataatttatggtatatataattttataaatgatttcaCATTATTTGCTTTGAGTATAAATGTGCAAATTACTTTTCACGTAGTGGGATGTATGAGTGGGGtccattaataatttattgtatCCAATTTTGCTGTTAGTAAAAGATATAAGGTGATGGGATGGCGATACAATAATTTGTAATTaaattcttaaagaaaaatctTATAAATTATGTGTGTTTGCCAAAGTATCCGAAAATGTGAGTGGATTAAAACtatagtagatttgattgatgtaagaaaaaaagtaaaaatattttatatgagaaagttaaaaaaaaaaaaaaaaatttatagtaatttttttttatttgaataagaataaaaagttattgatgtgatataaaaaataagaatattaaagttaatttagttagaaataataaaatgttgTTTCTTTGAGTCCtttaggctgtgtttggcaattaaataaaaaaagtgagtgGAATTGTATTATAATAGATTTGATttatatgagagaaaaaaagtaaaaatattttgtataaaaagataaaaaattttattttatagtaatttttttatttaaataataataaaaaataattaatgtgatgtaaaaaataaaaatattataattaattttgaaaagaattttttttgagttttagatCGATCTGactctttgccaaacacagccttgACAAACACACCAAAAAGTTCATAAAACGCGCCGACTTTCTCGGTGTTCTGTAAATCAAGAGAAATCCAAGCACTTTTGCTCCATTTATTATTAGTttagcaaaaaatatatatataatttaaatgatatcagaaaaaagacaaagaaaaactaatttgaatttatttgaataaaaacttaGAAAGttacttgatttttaaaatctaagaaaaatgtagataataatataaaaataaattaacctTCTCTAGAAAAGGAATATTCCAAAATAAAACcagaataaaaaagaagaggaagggtAGTTGAGGTGACTTGAACGTGATCCAGCTGTCGTCACCGCTCACGCCAGCCTTGACACCGACACCAAACCTCCATTATCCGCcacccctttattttttattattattatatttcctcACCCACCAACACCCGTACACGTTTTTCATCTATAAAGCCACCTTTCCGGATCGTGGAAAAACCTTCTTTCCCCTTCATATTTCTCCATTTCCTTAATCTTCGCGTCATTTCCCTCTTCCAAAGAGCGAAAGAAAGATCGTTATCCTCTTTGTTCATCTAGATTCTCTTGCAATTGCAAAGGCCGTTTGGTTTTTCGATTGGGTTAAGATCTTGGATCCTAATCTCTGATCTGATTCAAATCTAGGGTTTTCTCTTCCGATCACCCCAATGAATTTAGATTTTGTATGACATACGCCATCCTCATGCGTCGAATTCGTTTGGTCCACTCGTTCTCTGTTGTGTTTCTGTACTGGTTCTACGTTTTCTCATGAATTATTTCCAGATCTAATTGAAAATATCTGTTTCTGTTTGCTTATTCCTCAAATTTGTAGTAGTCTAACTCGTAGAACCCTAATTCTCCGTGAATTTCACGAATTTCGTTTCCTAATTCATTCAATTAAGAATTCATAACCCCGATTTGGTAACtttttttgggggaaaataTACTAATGGCTTCGATTCAACGACCTGCGAGCTCTGGATCTGACGGCGACCCTAGATCCGCTACGTTCGAtgagaggaagaggaagaggatgCTCTCGAACCGCGAATCGGCTAGGCGGTCCCGGATGAAGAAGCAGAAGCAGGTGGAGGATCTGACCGGCGAGGTGAGCCAGTTGCAAATCGCAAATTCTCAGCTGGTGCAGAGCATCAACGCCAAGGAGCAGGCCTATATGGCGATTGAGTCCGGTAACAATGTTCTCAGGGCTCAAGCTCTGGAGTTGACCGATCGCTTGCGGTCCCTCAACTGTGTCCTTCAGATCATCGAGGAGGTGAGCGGATTCGACGTGGATATCCCGGAGATACCCGACCCGATGATGAACCCGTTGCAGTTCCACCGTCCGATTCATCCGATCATGGCGTCTGCTGACATGTTTCTGCTTTGATCAAAGCGATCATGATGCTTAGGAATCATCCAGCTATTTCGTGCGAGTCATTTTGTTATCTAGATTTACATGGTTGAGTCATTTTGTCGTGTAGATTTACATGGTCGTTTAGGTTTTTTAGATGGTGTCGGgttaatttgataaataatggGGTGTGCTATGAAGCGTGAGCTTGATTGATATGTGTATGGTGGTCGTTTTGGTTTGGTTCTCTGTTTGGTATGTGAAAAGagtttaatattattttggcgTTGTCGTTGGTTCCGTATTTAGTTTATTCGAGCTGCCGTTCGTATTTAACAAACAACAATGCACCTACATTTAAAAGATTTTGGAATAAATAGGGAAATGACTCCCAAAAATATCGGAAAATAGCATATTTTGTCACATGGTAAATGCAAAGTTTGCATTTTTACGAACTTCGCAACCAATTTGTCATCCAATTTGTCATGTTATGGGTGCAAAAGTTAGCATTTTTTGTCATcttatgtccacacaagagaggaacgggattcgaattagtgatttTCGTTTTATAAGGCGTGTTTTTCAACCGGGATTCGAATTATGATGAGATTCTTCATCTTCTAGTTCGTGGTGAGCTacaatgaaaaatgaaaaaactttACTCGAACAAAGTTTGTGTATACTCCTCCTTCAATGGGTTATTTGAAAGCCAATGCGGCCATCCGAAATGAAAAGGCAATTGCTGCATCAGTCCTTTAGTGATCTGCATGGGAATATCAAGCATGTGTTTGGTGGATGTTAATATCGGTGAAGCACATGTTGCATCCATGGCAGTCAGCCTGGCTGCTTCTTTTGTGTTTCACCCTTTAAAATCGCCCTTAAGAATGCACTTTCttgattattgttttaaaatgttattttttcaagtttttataccttcacttaaaaaaaaaagaaacaaaaaaaaatcccagacaaaatatttattgcaattttgtttaaaaaccaAATATGATTAGGAGGAAAGCTAAATGGGCGAGTCAAATTGAGTAATAAAAACTTCTAAAAGGTATTATttattactgtttttttttttttttttcaaaacaaaaacagtaaaatatatatatatatatagacgctAAAAAGGACCTTTAAAAAGCATTAGTAAACCGAGCAAAGAAAAAACATGGAATATCCAAACAACCAATAAATGTCTCTTTATCTCCTAATTAAAATCTTTCCCAATTCTGTACGGATTTCATAGGCAGCCACCGTGGTCCGTGGGCACACCACTTTGATAAACATCTCCAAATCTGCCCTTACAAAAAAGTCATCACATTGTCTCATACGCAACATTCTTAACATTGTTTTTTTCTATATTGGGGATGCATGACAGCTACAAAGGTGAAGTTGCTTACGCAATTGCCTTTCATCAGTCAATCATGCGGATAAGGTTGGAAGACCCTTCcgtgtctcttttttttttttttccagtcaAAAACTCAGAAcctcacaaaaataaaataatgcaataaaTCACGCTAACAACGTGCTAAATCTATATCAAATTTacaaattatgtaaaaaattataacaatataTTAAAGGTTGAAAGGTTCGTTATATAGAAAGGGCTTAAAATTGGAAATTAAATCTTGtaatggaaaataaaagtgGTAATGCATTCTTGCAACAACACTAATAAAGGTTATAATTACAAAGAGTAATGGTAATGGTATATTAAAGCTTTAGCAAAATAAGAAACTTGAATAATTTCAAAGctcaaattaattcaaacattAAGCGAAACTTGAACAATCCCCAAACAACCATCATGAAAATTCCACAACACTTGATCCATTACAAAAGCAAAGGGGAACTTCAGGTAAACGCTAAAACAGTACTCAAAACTACAGGATAATCCAAATATATCCTAAGCAATAGCATCCAAAAATGCTCTACCAGGTTGACGCCTAGCCAAAGGTCCATGGCATCCAAGAAGCTGCAAGATTGAAAAACACCCTTGTTGGTATGAATACCAtgatatttacaataatgaaatTAACATGATTTGAATACCATATTAACAAAACTCAGTCACTTAgctttcaaataaaaaatggacGCAGTGACTTCATCAGCAAACACAAACCTTGGCATTGACACCATCTGGCAAAATTCGATTCTCAGATTTGAACCTCAGATAATCAGTTCTGGAGAACTTCGTAAAACCCCTGAAAAATATCACCATATAAACAATAGGGTATAAGTTTGGAGATCTATGGCGGCAAAGTGGGTGTTGATTAAGCTAcctgatgagagagagagagagagagagagagagaaagagaccaACTACTTGCACAGAAATTTCATATTGGCAAACAACAGAGATTCCTGACAGTATATgacattcaaaataaaaacaaacataacaaCATCACCTAGGAAACAGGCCTAATCCCAAAAGGCttgaccaaaagaaaaaccaaattgtataagtggaaaaaaaaaactagtactGTAAACTACAGCCTATAGATATGATATTTATCTCAGTGATCAAAGTGACATAATTCCACAAGTCCTAAAGGACCCATAGAGGCGCTTTAAtaataacaattcaaaacagAATGAATATGTCCACATACCACTTCCTGCTGACAATGATCTTCTGACGACCCGGAAACTTAAATTTTGCACGGCGCAAGGCCTCCTGTGCGTGATGGCTGTTGTTGTCCTTGCAACGAACAGAGAGAAGAACTTGGCCGATGCTCACCCTCGCGCAAGTGCCCTGTGGTTTCCCAAATGCACCTCTCATCCCAGTCTGAAGCCTATCAGCTCCAGCACATGAAAGCATCTTGTTAATACGCAGGACATGGAAAGGGTGCACCCTGACACGCAAATGGAACGCATCTTTCCCAGCAAATTTGGCCATATATTTGTTGCAAGCAATACGTGCAGCCTCAAGAGCTTCACTTGAAACGTTTTCCTTTTCCCATGACACCAAATGAACACAGAAAGGAAACTCATCAactcctttctttttcattcctACATCGTAAATCCTGATCTTGGGGTCGGGTACACCACGGCAATACCGTGATTTTGGGTATGGTTTGTTCTTGATCTGGCGATAACACCTGGCAGGTCCTGCAAGACAAAAACACATTAATAGAAGAACCAGTGAAACAGCATCACCTACTACCCAGCAAACATAAGCTACTAGAAAAGGTTTGAAACTCTAGAACTAATCAGATTTGAAAGCATGACAACAATtctatgaaaaattaaaaaacattaacactttcaaataaataattttaaactttCATATAAAACAATGCTCAGAGTAAGAAGCACAAACCACATCATCTTACGAACTATAGATACCAAGAGTGAATAGCGACTAACAGCATAGAACATGTCCTGTCCTTTATTTTAAGCAATCCATAAATAATTTCTACTTCAATagaattttatttagatttttttctttacaacGTACATATTTAACTTGTGggagaaaagacaaagaaacagaACCCAGCAGAAATGAATCTCCAATCCTGTGTTCATTTTCAAGAAACACCCAAAAGTGTCCATTCTTTATCTATCCCTTGAACTTACACACCTCGTGAAACAAATTCTTTCACAGCCAATCAGCCTGTGGTACTTTGGCATAACATATGAACAAAATCTAAAAGCCATGGCTTCCTCAAAATCACAACGACCATCCGTAACAACCAAACATCTCCGTAAGTGAAAGAGCGAATAGAACTAAAGCTTAACGAAACATTGTTCGAGTCAAAaccataattaaaaataatggaACAACACAGATCTATATCGAGAGAGAGAAACTTACTCCTCCCCATGGCGTGCGAATTCTCTGATTCCTCTGCGGCTGCCGGCTGTAACCCTAAAGGAATAATAAGAAGAGGAGCTGGCGGATCACGGGATGGAGTTTAGACGCGGTGGTCCAATAGCCCACTTTAAAAGCCCATCCCACGAACTCTTCACGAGTTGGACCCGgctcttcttttcattttatattacaatttttcttttcgtaAAACTCTTTTGGTTACACAGTGTTTTTATCCATTAAAAAATTGCTAGATTTATAAGTATTTTATaacttatattaattaatacgTATTAGACAGTGTTCAAAGGGTCGGGATCCCCTCGAATTAGAAGGGAATTCGAGAATTTTGAATTCATGGTCcggatctctttaaagagaccCAACGACTACAATCATGTCACGTGTcctactaaataaaaaataataaaatattatttaaccattttaaaaaaaataaaaaaaaaataattttatttttttatttggccatttggggtggccggaccaccccaatggccaaacccatttttctttgtttttggaatcgaagccacccccaaggtccaaacccatttttctttttcttttttttggaattttggtCGTTGGGGTGGCCAAAAAAATTTAGCTGCAATCGTTAGATTTTCACAATTAGAGTTTTAGAATTATATTATTTAGCAACCCTTTAAGATTTGAAGTTTTGTCATTAAAATTTAACggtttattactttttgaaatgcCACCTTCCTCTATTTTGGATAGATAGATTTTAattttggcattgtgatttaagaatctaaatttttaaatttaaattacaattacatAGGAAACAACCATTGattaacaacaaataaacaatcatagaATAGatacaaacacacacacacatagtAATCAtggaataaagtatatatatagcgGAAGTGTTTACTTTTTTGCTTCGATTATGAACACTACCcaagctttttttctttcaaacatatatttttcaaaaaaatttacaagctAATTTTATATGAATCTTATAATATTCTTTAAGTAGCAAATAGTGCTTGATGGGCGatacaatcaaaataatttagggtaaagtccacatacccccccaaactaccgggtgattgtcacaattgaaagtttgaggaggacattgtcaattgggctACACGTATTAGGGTTTTGGACCACCACATCTAAAGCTCCATCCCGTCAACTCCTCTTCTTATTCCTTCAGGGTTCTTCAGGTTGCAGCCGCAAAGGAATCCACATAATGGGGGAAGAGCCGGGTCCAACTCGTGAAGATTTTGTGGGCTGGGCTATTAATTAATGAAGGTGGGCAACATGTATTAGGGTTTTGGACCACTGGGTCTATAGCTCCATCGTTTCAGCTCCTCTTCTTAGAGAATAACAAATAAGTTTTAGACAATTTTTAAAACCCATACATGAGacttggtggatttgcctcctAGGAAGTTTGCAATGTGAtgtaagtgggtttataaaATACAGACTCGTGCAGATGAATCTGTGGAACGCTATAACGCTCGTCTTGTTGTGAAAGGCTTTGCTCAGGAGTATGATATTGACTACGATGAGACTTTTACTCATGTTGCTAAACTGACCTTTGTTAGATCCTTACTTGCAGTTGTtgttagggctggcaaaacgggtaatcgggtagacccgattaggacCCGCGACCC
Coding sequences within it:
- the LOC132171095 gene encoding bZIP transcription factor 53; amino-acid sequence: MASIQRPASSGSDGDPRSATFDERKRKRMLSNRESARRSRMKKQKQVEDLTGEVSQLQIANSQLVQSINAKEQAYMAIESGNNVLRAQALELTDRLRSLNCVLQIIEEVSGFDVDIPEIPDPMMNPLQFHRPIHPIMASADMFLL
- the LOC132170660 gene encoding large ribosomal subunit protein uL16; amino-acid sequence: MGRRPARCYRQIKNKPYPKSRYCRGVPDPKIRIYDVGMKKKGVDEFPFCVHLVSWEKENVSSEALEAARIACNKYMAKFAGKDAFHLRVRVHPFHVLRINKMLSCAGADRLQTGMRGAFGKPQGTCARVSIGQVLLSVRCKDNNSHHAQEALRRAKFKFPGRQKIIVSRKWGFTKFSRTDYLRFKSENRILPDGVNAKLLGCHGPLARRQPGRAFLDAIA